A region of Triplophysa rosa linkage group LG16, Trosa_1v2, whole genome shotgun sequence DNA encodes the following proteins:
- the LOC130567071 gene encoding zona pellucida sperm-binding protein 3-like, which produces MMGLWQIGVGLVLVLVVGLSDAQWRGRAVQTQKPSTFWPWSQMQAPQQSETRMPQFPQTNNPMLVPQRFPSQFSMQTPGVFGGKPGQDPLGVQSKQLLQGPMEKLTWTFPRLPEEPVQPEIPFELRDPLSSNSVGAQCGENSVYVEVMEDFFGTGKLLMASGFALGGCGPIGQDNNARVLLFETELHGCGSMLMLTEDELFYTFSLVYTPQEISNGVPIVRSSGAVVSIECHYPRMHNVSSNVLVPTWVPYAATKVAEERLVFSLKLMTDEWQFERPSNQYFLGDIVNIEASVKTYNHVPLRVFVDRCVATVSPDVNSAPRYSFIENNGCLVDAKFTGSSSRYLPRTQIDKLQFQLEAFRFQQVNIGLVYITCILKAVPVATPTNSEQKACSFSPNGWVSVDESDQVCGCCDSTCSSSSASDQVLRDLRWEQASVGPLNVKEFGFGRL; this is translated from the exons ATGATGGGGCTGTGGCAAATTGGAGTTGGCTTGGTGCTTGTGCTTGTAGTTGGCTTGTCTGATGCACAATGGCGAGGAAGAGCAGTTCAAACTCAGAAACCTAGTACATTTTGGCCTTGGTCACAAATGCAAGCTCCTCAGCAGAGTGAAACCAGAATGCCTCAGTTTCCCCAAACCAACAACCCCATGCTTGTGCCACAGAGATTTCCTTCTCAGTTTTCAATGCAGACTCCTGGTGTGTTTGGTGGAAAGCCTGGTCAAGATCCTCTTGGTGTTCAGTCTAAACAGCTTTTGCAGGGTCCGATGGAAAAACTGACGTGGACCTTTCCAAGACTACCAGAAGAACCTGTACAGCCAGAGATTCCTTTTGAGCTGCGGGACCCTTTGTCTTCCAATAGTGTAGGGGCTCAGTGCGGTGAGAATTCCGTGTATGTGGAAGTGATGGAGGACTTCTTTGGGACTGGAAAACTACTAATGGCTTCTGGTTTTGCACTGGGAGGCTGTGGACCAATAGGGCAGGACAATAATGCTCGAGTGCTCCTCTTTGAAACAGAACTGCATGGATGTGGCAGCATGTTAATG TTGACCGAAGATGAGCTTTTTTATACCTTCTCCCTGGTCTATACTCCCCAAGAGATTTCAAATGGTGTTCCTATTGTCAGGAGTAGTGGTGCTGTGGTCAGTATTGAGTGTCACTATCCAAG AATGCATAATGTGAGCAGCAATGTCCTGGTGCCCACTTGGGTACCATATGCAGCTACTAAGGTTGCAGAAGAGCGGTTGGTCTTCTCCCTCAAGCTTATGACTG ATGAGTGGCAGTTTGAGAGACCTTCAAACCAGTATTTCCTGGGTGACATTGTGAATATTGAGGCCTCTGTGAAGACGTACAACCATGTACCTCTCCGTGTGTTTGTGGACCGTTGTGTAGCCACTGTGTCCCCTGACGTGAACTCTGCTCCCAGATACTCATTCATTGAGAATAATGG GTGCCTGGTTGATGCCAAGTTCACTGGCTCGAGCTCTCGCTACCTGCCTCGAACTCAAATTGATAAGCTGCAGTTTCAGCTGGAGGCTTTCAGGTTCCAGCAAGTGAACATTGGGCTA GTCTACATCACATGCATTTTGAAGGCAGTTCCTGTAGCCACTCCCACAAATTCTGAGCAGAAGGCTTGCTCGTTCTCCCCTAATGG GTGGGTGTCTGTGGATGAATCTGATCAGGTGTGTGGCTGCTGTGACTCAACCTGTAGCAGCAGTAGTGCAAGCGATCAGGTTCTTAGAG ATCTACGGTGGGAGCAAGCATCTGTTGGGCCCCTCAATGTGAAGGAATTTGGCTTTGGTCGACTGTAA
- the asns gene encoding asparagine synthetase [glutamine-hydrolyzing] isoform X3 — translation MCGIWALFGSDECLAVQIINAMKIAHRGPDAFRFENVNDFTNCCFGFHRLAIVDKLYGMQPLRVKKFPHLWLCYNGEIYNHIRLKDHFEFDYQTKVDGEILLHLYDRFGIEKMASLLDGVFAFILLDTTKRKVFLGRDTYGVRPLFKMITDDGFLAVCSEAKGLTEIKHSMSTPAKITPFPPGHFEEFNLKRSGKVEHVQMYRFHNFTDEPKHATYDIVEGLGTGFELEIVKSNIRILFENAVRKRLMGQRRIGCLLSGMYLISKFIREKTDRVVIFSGEGSDELTQGYIYFHKAPSPEAGSEEAMRLLKELYLFDLLRADRTTAAFGLELRAPFLDHRFTAYYLSLPEEMRAPKDGIEKYLLREAFSDTKLLPDEILWRRKEAFSDGITSVKKSWYTSLQKHSESAVRQINESQLENGPKRFPFNPPTTKEGFYIRQTFEKMYPNHSEWIPHYWMPRWIEATDPSARTLSIYKPDKDHQ, via the exons ATGTGTGGTATATGGGCATTGTTTGGCAGTGATGAGTGCCTCGCAGTTCAGATCATTAATGCCATGAAGATTGCTCATCGCGGTCCTGACGCTTTCCGCTTTGAGAATGTCAATGATTTTACCAACTGCTGCTTTGGATTTCACCGCCTGGCCATTGTGGACAAGCTGTATGGCATGCAGCCTCTACGTGTCAAGAAGTTTCCCCACCTCTGGTTGTGTTACAACGGTGAGATCTACAACCACATCAGG CTAAAGGATCACTTTGAGTTTGATTATCAGACCAAAGTTGATGGAGAGATTCTTCTGCACCTGTATGATCGCTTTGGGATTGAGAAGATGGCGTCTCTGCTAGATGGTGTATTTGCCTTTATCTTGTTAGACACTACTAAGAGAAAGGTTTTCCTGGGCAGAGATACCTACGGTGTAAGGCCTTTGTTCAAGATGATTACCGATGATGGCTTTCTAGCTGTTTGCTCTGAGGCCAAAG GTTTAACAGAGATCAAACACTCCATGTCCACTCCTGCAAAGATCACCCCCTTTCCACCGGGACACTTTGAAGAATTTAACCTCAAGCGTTCGGGAAAAGTAGAGCATGTTCAGATGTATCGTTTCCACAACTTCACAGACGAACCCAAACACGCCACCTACGACATCGTGGAGGGACTTGGCACAG GCTTTGAACTGGAGATTGTCAAGAGCAACATTAGGATCCtgtttgaaaatgctgtaagGAAGCGATTGATGGGTCAAAGAAGAATTGGCTGTCTCCTCTCAG GTATGTACCTGATCTCAAAGTTTATCCGTGAGAAGACAGACAGGGTTGTGATTTTCTCAGGTGAAGGTTCTGATGAACTGACACAAGGATACATCTACTTTCATAAG GCTCCATCACCTGAAGCTGGTTCTGAGGAAGCTATGCGTCTGCTGAAAGAACTTTATCTGTTTGACTTGCTGAGAGCCGACAGAACCACAGCTGCATTCGG ACTGGAGTTGAGAGCGCCTTTTTTGGACCACAGGTTCACTGCATACTACCTCTCACTGCCTGAAGAGATGAGAGCACCAAAG GATGGAATTGAGAAGTACCTCTTGAGGGAAGCATTCAGTGACACAAAACTGCTTCCAGATGAGATTCTATGGAGGAGAAAAGAGGCTTTTAGTGACGGTATAACATCCGTAAAGAAATCCTGGTACACAAGCCTGCAAAAGCATTCTGAGTCTGCGGTACGACAG ATAAATGAATCTCAGTTAGAGAATGGTCCTAAGAGATTCCCTTTCAACCCTCCCACAACCAAAGAGGGCTTCTACATAAGGCAGACCTTTGAAAAGATGTACCCCAATCACAGTGAATGGATCCCACATTACTGGATGCCGCGATGGATCGAGGCCACAGACCCCTCCGCCAGAACTCTGTCCATCTACAAGCCAGATAAAGACCACCAATAA
- the asns gene encoding asparagine synthetase [glutamine-hydrolyzing] isoform X1, with protein sequence MCGIWALFGSDECLAVQIINAMKIAHRGPDAFRFENVNDFTNCCFGFHRLAIVDKLYGMQPLRVKKFPHLWLCYNGEIYNHIRLKDHFEFDYQTKVDGEILLHLYDRFGIEKMASLLDGVFAFILLDTTKRKVFLGRDTYGVRPLFKMITDDGFLAVCSEAKGLTEIKHSMSTPAKITPFPPGHFEEFNLKRSGKVEHVQMYRFHNFTDEPKHATYDIVEGLGTGFELEIVKSNIRILFENAVRKRLMGQRRIGCLLSGGLDSSLVAATVVKLAKEENLDYKIQTFAIGTEDSTDIIAARKVAAHIGSEHHEVSFTPEEGIRAIQEVIFHLESYDITTVRASVGMYLISKFIREKTDRVVIFSGEGSDELTQGYIYFHKAPSPEAGSEEAMRLLKELYLFDLLRADRTTAAFGLELRAPFLDHRFTAYYLSLPEEMRAPKDGIEKYLLREAFSDTKLLPDEILWRRKEAFSDGITSVKKSWYTSLQKHSESAVRQINESQLENGPKRFPFNPPTTKEGFYIRQTFEKMYPNHSEWIPHYWMPRWIEATDPSARTLSIYKPDKDHQ encoded by the exons ATGTGTGGTATATGGGCATTGTTTGGCAGTGATGAGTGCCTCGCAGTTCAGATCATTAATGCCATGAAGATTGCTCATCGCGGTCCTGACGCTTTCCGCTTTGAGAATGTCAATGATTTTACCAACTGCTGCTTTGGATTTCACCGCCTGGCCATTGTGGACAAGCTGTATGGCATGCAGCCTCTACGTGTCAAGAAGTTTCCCCACCTCTGGTTGTGTTACAACGGTGAGATCTACAACCACATCAGG CTAAAGGATCACTTTGAGTTTGATTATCAGACCAAAGTTGATGGAGAGATTCTTCTGCACCTGTATGATCGCTTTGGGATTGAGAAGATGGCGTCTCTGCTAGATGGTGTATTTGCCTTTATCTTGTTAGACACTACTAAGAGAAAGGTTTTCCTGGGCAGAGATACCTACGGTGTAAGGCCTTTGTTCAAGATGATTACCGATGATGGCTTTCTAGCTGTTTGCTCTGAGGCCAAAG GTTTAACAGAGATCAAACACTCCATGTCCACTCCTGCAAAGATCACCCCCTTTCCACCGGGACACTTTGAAGAATTTAACCTCAAGCGTTCGGGAAAAGTAGAGCATGTTCAGATGTATCGTTTCCACAACTTCACAGACGAACCCAAACACGCCACCTACGACATCGTGGAGGGACTTGGCACAG GCTTTGAACTGGAGATTGTCAAGAGCAACATTAGGATCCtgtttgaaaatgctgtaagGAAGCGATTGATGGGTCAAAGAAGAATTGGCTGTCTCCTCTCAG GCGGTCTTGATTCCAGTCTGGTTGCTGCAACAGTTGTGAAACTGGCAAAAGAAGAGAACCTCGATTATAAGATTCAAACCTTTGCCATCGGCACTGAGGACAGCACAGATATAATAGCTGCTCGCAAG GTGGCAGCTCACATAGGCAGTGAGCACCATGAGGTGAGCTTCACTCCTGAGGAAGGTATCCGTGCCATACAGGAAGTCATCTTTCACTTGGAAAGTTATGACATCACAACTGTGCGTGCATCTGTTG GTATGTACCTGATCTCAAAGTTTATCCGTGAGAAGACAGACAGGGTTGTGATTTTCTCAGGTGAAGGTTCTGATGAACTGACACAAGGATACATCTACTTTCATAAG GCTCCATCACCTGAAGCTGGTTCTGAGGAAGCTATGCGTCTGCTGAAAGAACTTTATCTGTTTGACTTGCTGAGAGCCGACAGAACCACAGCTGCATTCGG ACTGGAGTTGAGAGCGCCTTTTTTGGACCACAGGTTCACTGCATACTACCTCTCACTGCCTGAAGAGATGAGAGCACCAAAG GATGGAATTGAGAAGTACCTCTTGAGGGAAGCATTCAGTGACACAAAACTGCTTCCAGATGAGATTCTATGGAGGAGAAAAGAGGCTTTTAGTGACGGTATAACATCCGTAAAGAAATCCTGGTACACAAGCCTGCAAAAGCATTCTGAGTCTGCGGTACGACAG ATAAATGAATCTCAGTTAGAGAATGGTCCTAAGAGATTCCCTTTCAACCCTCCCACAACCAAAGAGGGCTTCTACATAAGGCAGACCTTTGAAAAGATGTACCCCAATCACAGTGAATGGATCCCACATTACTGGATGCCGCGATGGATCGAGGCCACAGACCCCTCCGCCAGAACTCTGTCCATCTACAAGCCAGATAAAGACCACCAATAA
- the asns gene encoding asparagine synthetase [glutamine-hydrolyzing] isoform X2 → MCGIWALFGSDECLAVQIINAMKIAHRGPDAFRFENVNDFTNCCFGFHRLAIVDKLYGMQPLRVKKFPHLWLCYNGEIYNHIRLKDHFEFDYQTKVDGEILLHLYDRFGIEKMASLLDGVFAFILLDTTKRKVFLGRDTYGVRPLFKMITDDGFLAVCSEAKGLTEIKHSMSTPAKITPFPPGHFEEFNLKRSGKVEHVQMYRFHNFTDEPKHATYDIVEGLGTGFELEIVKSNIRILFENAVRKRLMGQRRIGCLLSGGLDSSLVAATVVKLAKEENLDYKIQTFAIGTEDSTDIIAARKVAAHIGSEHHEVSFTPEEGIRAIQEVIFHLESYDITTVRASVGMYLISKFIREKTDRVVIFSGEGSDELTQGYIYFHKAPSPEAGSEEAMRLLKELYLFDLLRADRTTAAFGLELRAPFLDHRFTAYYLSLPEEMRAPKDGIEKYLLREAFSDTKLLPDEILWRRKEAFSDGITSVKKSWYTSLQKHSESAINESQLENGPKRFPFNPPTTKEGFYIRQTFEKMYPNHSEWIPHYWMPRWIEATDPSARTLSIYKPDKDHQ, encoded by the exons ATGTGTGGTATATGGGCATTGTTTGGCAGTGATGAGTGCCTCGCAGTTCAGATCATTAATGCCATGAAGATTGCTCATCGCGGTCCTGACGCTTTCCGCTTTGAGAATGTCAATGATTTTACCAACTGCTGCTTTGGATTTCACCGCCTGGCCATTGTGGACAAGCTGTATGGCATGCAGCCTCTACGTGTCAAGAAGTTTCCCCACCTCTGGTTGTGTTACAACGGTGAGATCTACAACCACATCAGG CTAAAGGATCACTTTGAGTTTGATTATCAGACCAAAGTTGATGGAGAGATTCTTCTGCACCTGTATGATCGCTTTGGGATTGAGAAGATGGCGTCTCTGCTAGATGGTGTATTTGCCTTTATCTTGTTAGACACTACTAAGAGAAAGGTTTTCCTGGGCAGAGATACCTACGGTGTAAGGCCTTTGTTCAAGATGATTACCGATGATGGCTTTCTAGCTGTTTGCTCTGAGGCCAAAG GTTTAACAGAGATCAAACACTCCATGTCCACTCCTGCAAAGATCACCCCCTTTCCACCGGGACACTTTGAAGAATTTAACCTCAAGCGTTCGGGAAAAGTAGAGCATGTTCAGATGTATCGTTTCCACAACTTCACAGACGAACCCAAACACGCCACCTACGACATCGTGGAGGGACTTGGCACAG GCTTTGAACTGGAGATTGTCAAGAGCAACATTAGGATCCtgtttgaaaatgctgtaagGAAGCGATTGATGGGTCAAAGAAGAATTGGCTGTCTCCTCTCAG GCGGTCTTGATTCCAGTCTGGTTGCTGCAACAGTTGTGAAACTGGCAAAAGAAGAGAACCTCGATTATAAGATTCAAACCTTTGCCATCGGCACTGAGGACAGCACAGATATAATAGCTGCTCGCAAG GTGGCAGCTCACATAGGCAGTGAGCACCATGAGGTGAGCTTCACTCCTGAGGAAGGTATCCGTGCCATACAGGAAGTCATCTTTCACTTGGAAAGTTATGACATCACAACTGTGCGTGCATCTGTTG GTATGTACCTGATCTCAAAGTTTATCCGTGAGAAGACAGACAGGGTTGTGATTTTCTCAGGTGAAGGTTCTGATGAACTGACACAAGGATACATCTACTTTCATAAG GCTCCATCACCTGAAGCTGGTTCTGAGGAAGCTATGCGTCTGCTGAAAGAACTTTATCTGTTTGACTTGCTGAGAGCCGACAGAACCACAGCTGCATTCGG ACTGGAGTTGAGAGCGCCTTTTTTGGACCACAGGTTCACTGCATACTACCTCTCACTGCCTGAAGAGATGAGAGCACCAAAG GATGGAATTGAGAAGTACCTCTTGAGGGAAGCATTCAGTGACACAAAACTGCTTCCAGATGAGATTCTATGGAGGAGAAAAGAGGCTTTTAGTGACGGTATAACATCCGTAAAGAAATCCTGGTACACAAGCCTGCAAAAGCATTCTGAGTCTGCG ATAAATGAATCTCAGTTAGAGAATGGTCCTAAGAGATTCCCTTTCAACCCTCCCACAACCAAAGAGGGCTTCTACATAAGGCAGACCTTTGAAAAGATGTACCCCAATCACAGTGAATGGATCCCACATTACTGGATGCCGCGATGGATCGAGGCCACAGACCCCTCCGCCAGAACTCTGTCCATCTACAAGCCAGATAAAGACCACCAATAA
- the LOC130566969 gene encoding uncharacterized protein LOC130566969, translated as MSDPKMNQLLEEVNSLVNQAEDMDELQRLHEVIHMQQEAASYIQPSTSQPSVRWIKRDSGGNIIYGRPRFSRKRAAGLSLRQTGKTGGSPFRAPETSVEMTNDFSHINAESFLQELKRSLGEDLDDKETPPQASSDWSVRKSLVSGWWAKVRPWLVDKMVAKQHVASPVCQKCYSSPAMIHCCDCRPHPFLCARCDSSIHKAQVFHNRDSIREGFFQPLPPTSCFVEKVLTQCVE; from the exons ATGTCAGATCCTAAGATGAACCAGCTCTTGGAGGAGGTCAACAGTCTTGTCAACCAGGCAGAAGACATGGATGAACTCCAAAGGCTGCATGAGGTCATCCACATGCAACAAGAGGCAGCATCATACATCCAGCCATCCACCAGCCAGCCATCTGTGAGGTGGATTAAGAGGGACAGTGGAGGGAACATTATTTATGGGAGGCCAAGATTCTCCAGAAAGCGAGCAG CAGGTCTTAGCCTCAGACAAACTGGAAAGACAGGTGGTTCCCCTTTCAGGGCTCCGGAAACCAGTGTGGAAATGACCAATGACTTTTCTCACATAAACGCTG AGTCTTTCCTTCAAGAACTAAAGCGCTCACTGGGTGAAGATTTAGATGACAAAGAAACACCACCACAAGCTTCCAGTGATTGGTCAGTGAGAAAAAGTCTTGTCTCAGGGTGGTGGGCGAAAGTGAGGCCCTGGTTGGTGGACAAAATGGTGGCTAAGCAGCATGTGGCAAGTCCAGTCTGCCAGAAATGTTACTCCAGTCCAGCTATGATCCATTGTTGTGACTGTCGACCACACCCCTTCCTCTGTGCCCGTTGTGACAGCAGCATCCACAAGGCTCAAGTCTTCCACAACAGGGACTCAATTAGAGAAGGCTTCTTTCAGCCATTGCCTCCGACATCCTGTTTTGTGGAGAAGGTTCTTACCCAGTGCG TAGAGTAg